One window of Metopolophium dirhodum isolate CAU chromosome 3, ASM1992520v1, whole genome shotgun sequence genomic DNA carries:
- the LOC132940493 gene encoding uncharacterized protein LOC132940493 isoform X1, whose protein sequence is MDVFSKAGLFPKKHHRCISLESGQSSTKKSCLQKTPSDPPRFFPRRYSTPELAMRRHALRHQQRDDDVPPGQPISNKSCQTDILGLDKYLQRPAGNASSQNESDAVSSETTGAALRAYKKPSKRPKVRSVAVHCERRRLSFAAFKGCQKFKHVYKRKISLPQPSSATTSTDDGRRRDSSVLPKLWPDRTAETERPMAANKVSVAVKLPKIPTRDARPEAERPDDGGGIRTRLDRLTRPQSTGSSGDGSGDRKLAAAYFRAKSAPKIYSPRFHATAPLPSDRKPLQSTPGTSDTADTTLDMAFGRRQPVDATSTMTATAASGTRTVSTSTSFTEPGFPIVFSCESVLRHPLDGGYVSHTESHRFSVHYVSADSARSSVTATSDTDRDTGPSLVFTSAGACQNERCLTGESVSVTLGGKPNGPAASTSTTSVAGERRLVVERCPDVRRSKDDMVADRGTGDTATDRSTIEMATNQGNIKTATNQGNIETATDRRTSGTDTNQGTIETVTNQGNIETATDRRTSETATNHQTCETATDSGTCEMTATDDDDQTASEPPLSPPSPPSTSSSSSTSSVRYCWPVGENRNSATNIVTDVGAEKLGNGQHDTVFYVSRKDDGANAFEKPAPPTAVNKTIDTLGEARRGEEGNELELHARTDDDDDDMPLQSDERNYEQLTQNHQIIESSRTVSNQSPKLDDTESVLVGRQNDLGPIESDNTHANIAEPISAEHRGTTNAETTATEQHRSIVNNLLTVPSNRRLQSDEDTAAAEIMASRRRNEMQRSESSGRRVVAGSVERNHRGGQRENGQTVQSNANKRNMPNRLDDNMSRKRDDSRDADPRHLGNRLLQGSSSGATPAQHSNAVGRGSAAANATETTALPRNAVNDHPQHGYEPFGKRTNGPQDGGRRCVRERDVTNDCRGCANGDVKNNVAGRSEVYGTDGHDRSYDAGKNRHQESKRRLESVDEATETSKQQHQQESNYVGGCLFGDSFNRNKKPPQRYGEHAEYGRGYYDNDPRKVNFSSKPDYRYDYYRSEHAPKTGGHSPRDEDCTVFADRGSHQGSTAQLPYYSHLDCKRTYGGGGDRKCTADITDDDDDDDDDDDESLTDSLEDGCKYEGTAVSYFLALDGQKSAVTFTLKMPGTLESRLNRRQSLLKKHLHVSTTVRKSTAAVRVRSRHKGCQTLWTVEKGVQVQRGSTANMDDRRALETLLAGLGRNHVSENQIRLVGGRKMVSEGNQTEHPPANRHTQTTRDVAAGRETPECCAAAGRQSKNQMLAMKKFSTDNALMVGVVRQNKYCKGKEALDGVKNDQLLTLSKGWINFYTLRADSADAEAQVEFNDNDDEVKAEDDSQQYTVHVQAIPEPAVTLPVVHVPHRNNNLQLPKTSSTTTKHLPKLVQTETNNNHHCPTHLAAANGWCVSVDGPNNMHMKVSLLPDKAGIKTSEHFDLNDENKLDARRLALQRKTNYMRKPYRNMKRTQSTPRDMFSADVSRTESALSAESKYIETIDTQLLIHKARRRLSQEWDTRIQNRGLTESVQLVVTGDSVSSRTSQHYATRGHQHCSFRRQSRRI, encoded by the exons ATGGACGTCTTCTCAAAGGCCGGTCTGTTTCCGAAAAAACACCATCGCTGCATATCGTTGGAAAG cggCCAGTCGTCGACTAAAAAATCATGTCTGCAAAAAACGCCGTCGGACCCGCCGAGATTTTTTCCGCGGCGGTACTCGACGCCGGAGTTAGCGATGAGAAGACACGCGCTCAGACATCAACAACGCGACGACGACGTCCCACCCGGACAGCCGATATCAAACAAATCGTGCCAGACCGACATCTTGGGATTGGACAAATACTTGCAAAGGCCCGCGGGTAACGCGAGCTCGCAAAACGAGTCTGATGCAGTTAGCTCGGAAACAACAGGGGCGGCTTTGAGGGCGTACAAAAAACCGTCGAAAAGGCCGAAAGTCCGGTCGGTGGCGGTACACTGTGAGCGGAGGAGGCTGTCGTTCGCAGCGTTCAAAGGCTGCCAAAAGTTCAAGCACGTATACAAGCGCAAGATATCGTTACCCCAACCGTCGTCGGCGACCACCTCGACGGACGACGGACGGCGCCGGGACAGCAGCGTGTTGCCGAAACTGTGGCCGGACCGGACAGCGGAAACGGAAAGACCGATGGCCGCCAACAAAGTCAGCGTGGCCGTTAAACTGCCCAAGATACCAACTAGGGATGCGCGACCGGAAGCGGAAAGGCCGGACGATGGCGGTGGCATAAGAACGAGACTGGACAGACTGACCAGGCCACAGTCGACGGGCAGTAGTGGTGACGGGAGTGGTGACCGGAAACTGGCGGCTGCGTATTTCCGGGCCAAGTCAGCTCCGAAAATCTACTCGCCACGATTTCACGCCACAGCGCCACTGCCGTCGGACCGCAAACCACTGCAATCGACGCCCGGGACCAGCGACACGGCCGATACTACGCTCGACATGGCGTTTGGCCGACGACAGCCGGTTGACGCCACTTCCACGATGACGGCCACCGCAGCGTCCGGCACTAGGACAGTGTCCACGTCCACCTCATTCACCGAACCCGGTTTCCCGATAGTGTTCAGCTGCGAGAGTGTTCTCCGGCACCCGTTAGACGGGGGTTATGTGTCACACACCGAGAGCCACCGATTCAGCGTGCACTACGTGTCAGCTGACTCCGCCCGGTCATCGGTGACGGCCACGTCAGACACCGATCGAGACACCGGCCCGTCGTTGGTGTTCACATCAGCTGGCGCGTGCCAAAACGAACGGTGCCTAACCGGTGAATCTGTGTCCGTCACGCTAGGCGGCAAACCGAACGGTCCGGCGGCGTCTACGTCTACTACTAGCGTGGCCGGCGAACGGCGTCTGGTCGTCGAACGCTGTCCCGACGTTCGTCGGTCGAAGGACGACATGGTGGCCGACCGTGGTACAGGCGATACGGCAACCGACCGTAGTACCATCGAAATGGCCACCAACCAAGGTAACATTAAGACGGCCACCAACCAAGGTAACATTGAGACGGCTACCGACCGCCGAACCAGTGGGACGGACACCAACCAAGGTACCATTGAGACGGTCACCAATCAAGGTAATATTGAGACGGCTACCGACCGCCGAACCAGCGAGACGGCCACCAACCACCAAACCTGTGAGACGGCCACTGATAGTGGAACCTGCGAGATGACGgccaccgacgacgacgaccaaaCCGCTAGTGAACCACCACTGTCACCACCGTCACCACCGTCGACCTCGTCTTCGTCGTCGACTTCGTCGGTTCGGTACTGTTGGCCAGTTGGTGAAAACCGCAACTCAGCGACCAATATCGTAACGGACGTGGGTGCTGAAAAGCTGGGAAACGGCCAACACGACACCGTATTTTACGTTTCGAGAAAAGACGACGGCGCCAATGCGTTCGAAAAGCCTGCACCACCAACGGCagtaaataaaactattgataCTTTGGGTGAAGCCAGAAGGGGGGAAGAAGGCAATGAGCTCGAATTGCACGCACGCAcggacgatgacgacgacgacatgCCATTACAATCCGACGAACGGAATTATGAGCAGTTGACACAAAACCATCAAATAATAGAATCCAGCCGTACCGTTTCGAATCAGTCGCCGAAACTCGACGACACGGAATCGGTGCTGGTGGGTCGACAAAACGATTTGGGACCAATCGAAAGCGATAATACGCACGCAAACATTGCCGAGCCTATTTCGGCTGAGCATCGCGGCACGACAAACGCCGAAACCACTGCTACAGAACAGCACCGATCAATTGTGAACAACCTTCTCACCGTCCCATCGAATCGGCGTCTGCAGTCGGACGAGGATACGGCCGCGGCAGAGATTATGGCGTCGCGGCGTCGTAACGAGATGCAACGTTCCGAGTCGTCCGGAAGACGTGTGGTTGCGGGTTCAGTGGAGAGGAATCATCGCGGGGGCCAACGTGAAAACGGACAAACCGTGCAATCGAACGCCAACAAGCGCAACATGCCCAACAGACTCGACGACAATATGAGCCGCAAACGGGACGACAGCCGGGATGCCGATCCTCGTCACCTCGGCAATCGTCTGTTACAAGGGTCGTCGTCGGGCGCGACACCTGCACAGCACTCGAACGCGGTCGGTCGCGGATCTGCGGCGGCGAACGCGACAGAGACGACGGCTTTGCCTCGGAACGCAGTGAACGACCACCCGCAACACGGCTACGAACCGTTCGGAAAGCGGACGAACGGACCTCAAGACGGCGGCAGACGTTGTGTCCGTGAGCGGGATGTAACGAACGACTGTCGGGGATGCGCTAACGGAGACGTGAAAAACAACGTGGCTGGGAGGTCTGAAGTATACGGCACCGACGGCCATGACCGCTCATACGATGCCGGAAAGAATCGCCATCAGGAGTCGAAACGGAGATTGGAGTCTGTGGATGAGGCGACGGAAACTTCGAAGCAACAGCATCAGCAGGAGTCGAACTACGTGGGTGGGTGTCTGTTTGGCGACTCGTTCAACCGTAACAAGAAACCTCCGCAAAGGTACGGAGAACACGCCGAGTACGGTCGCGGATACTATGACAACGATCCGAGAAAAGTCAACTTCTCGTCGAAACCCGACTACCGGTACGATTACTATCGCAGCGAGCACGCGCCCAAAACTGGCGGTCATAGCCCCAGGGACGAGGATTGCACAGTATTCGCGGACCGCGGGTCTCATCAAGGCTCGACGGCGCAGCTTCCTTACTACTCGCACCTGGATTGCAAACGTACGTACGGAGGCGGTGGCGATAGGAAATGTACCGCAGACATCaccgacgatgatgatgatgacgatgacgacgacgacgagagtCTCACTGACAGCCTGGAAGATGGGTGCAAGTATGAGGGAACGGCCGTGTCATATTTCTTGGCGCTCGACGGCCAAAAGTCGGCGGTCACGTTCACTCTGAAGATGCCTGGCACGCTGGAGAGTCGACTTAACCGGCGGCAGAGTCTGCTCAAGAAGCACCTGCACGTGTCGACGACGGTTCGGAAGTCTACGGCGGCGGTACGGGTCCGTTCCCGTCACAAGGGGTGCCAGACGCTGTGGACCGTCGAGAAGGGGGTGCAGGTGCAGCGGGGCTCCACAGCCAACATGGACGACCGTAGGGCGCTGGAGACACTGCTGGCTGGTCTGGGGCGCAACCACGTGTCAGAGAACCAGATCCGGTTGGTTGGTGGCCGGAAGATGGTGTCAGAAGGCAACCAGACGGAACACCCACCAGCTAACCGGCATACCCAGACGACTAGGGACGTGGCCGCGGGACGGGAAACGCCAGAATGCTGCGCGGCGGCCGGGAGACAGAGCAAGAACCAGATGCTCGCAATGAAAAAATTTTCCACTGACAATGCTCTGATGGTGGGTGTGGTCAGGCAGAACAAGTACTGCAAGGGAAAAGAAGCTTTGGACGGTGTCAAAAACGATCAACTGCTCACGCTGTCCAAGGGTTGGATCAACTTTTACACGCTCAGGGCCGACAGTGCGGACGCGGAAGCACaag TAGAATTTAACGATAATGACGATGAGGTCAAAGCCGAGGACGACAGCCAACAATACACTGTACACGTGCAAGCCATCCCCGAACCTGCCGTGACATTGCCTGTAGTACACGTTCCCCATCGCAATAATAATCTGCAATTGCCGAAGACGTCTAGCACTACAACCAAACATTTACCGAAACTCGTTCAGACAGAGACCAATAACAATCATCATTGTCCAACGCATTTGG CAGCAGCAAATGGTTGGTGTGTAAGTGTGGATGGTCCAAATAACATGCACATGAAGGTTTCATTACTACCGGACAAGGCAGGCATAAAAACATCTGAACATTTTGACCTGAATG acGAAAATAAACTAGATGCCAGGAGATTAGCTTTACAAAGGAAGACCAACTACATGCGCAAACCTTATAGAAATATGAAAAGAACACAATCGACg CCTAGGGACATGTTCTCTGCAGACGTTTCACGAACAGAGTCTGCCTTGTCAGCCGAGAGCAAATACATCGAGACAATTGACACGCAACTATTAATCCACAAGGCTCGAAG GCGTTTAAGTCAAGAATGGGACACAAGAATTCAAAATAGAGGTTTAACTGAATCAGTTCAATTAGTCGTTACAGGGGATTCGGTTTCTAGTAGAACATCTCAACATTATGCGACTAGAGGCCATCAGCATTGCTCATTCAGACGACAATCAAGaagaatttaa
- the LOC132940493 gene encoding uncharacterized protein LOC132940493 isoform X3 — MDVFSKAGLFPKKHHRCISLESGQSSTKKSCLQKTPSDPPRFFPRRYSTPELAMRRHALRHQQRDDDVPPGQPISNKSCQTDILGLDKYLQRPAGNASSQNESDAVSSETTGAALRAYKKPSKRPKVRSVAVHCERRRLSFAAFKGCQKFKHVYKRKISLPQPSSATTSTDDGRRRDSSVLPKLWPDRTAETERPMAANKVSVAVKLPKIPTRDARPEAERPDDGGGIRTRLDRLTRPQSTGSSGDGSGDRKLAAAYFRAKSAPKIYSPRFHATAPLPSDRKPLQSTPGTSDTADTTLDMAFGRRQPVDATSTMTATAASGTRTVSTSTSFTEPGFPIVFSCESVLRHPLDGGYVSHTESHRFSVHYVSADSARSSVTATSDTDRDTGPSLVFTSAGACQNERCLTGESVSVTLGGKPNGPAASTSTTSVAGERRLVVERCPDVRRSKDDMVADRGTGDTATDRSTIEMATNQGNIKTATNQGNIETATDRRTSGTDTNQGTIETVTNQGNIETATDRRTSETATNHQTCETATDSGTCEMTATDDDDQTASEPPLSPPSPPSTSSSSSTSSVRYCWPVGENRNSATNIVTDVGAEKLGNGQHDTVFYVSRKDDGANAFEKPAPPTAVNKTIDTLGEARRGEEGNELELHARTDDDDDDMPLQSDERNYEQLTQNHQIIESSRTVSNQSPKLDDTESVLVGRQNDLGPIESDNTHANIAEPISAEHRGTTNAETTATEQHRSIVNNLLTVPSNRRLQSDEDTAAAEIMASRRRNEMQRSESSGRRVVAGSVERNHRGGQRENGQTVQSNANKRNMPNRLDDNMSRKRDDSRDADPRHLGNRLLQGSSSGATPAQHSNAVGRGSAAANATETTALPRNAVNDHPQHGYEPFGKRTNGPQDGGRRCVRERDVTNDCRGCANGDVKNNVAGRSEVYGTDGHDRSYDAGKNRHQESKRRLESVDEATETSKQQHQQESNYVGGCLFGDSFNRNKKPPQRYGEHAEYGRGYYDNDPRKVNFSSKPDYRYDYYRSEHAPKTGGHSPRDEDCTVFADRGSHQGSTAQLPYYSHLDCKRTYGGGGDRKCTADITDDDDDDDDDDDESLTDSLEDGCKYEGTAVSYFLALDGQKSAVTFTLKMPGTLESRLNRRQSLLKKHLHVSTTVRKSTAAVRVRSRHKGCQTLWTVEKGVQVQRGSTANMDDRRALETLLAGLGRNHVSENQIRLVGGRKMVSEGNQTEHPPANRHTQTTRDVAAGRETPECCAAAGRQSKNQMLAMKKFSTDNALMVGVVRQNKYCKGKEALDGVKNDQLLTLSKGWINFYTLRADSADAEAQVEFNDNDDEVKAEDDSQQYTVHVQAIPEPAVTLPVVHVPHRNNNLQLPKTSSTTTKHLPKLVQTETNNNHHCPTHLAANGWCVSVDGPNNMHMKVSLLPDKAGIKTSEHFDLNDENKLDARRLALQRKTNYMRKPYRNMKRTQSTPRDMFSADVSRTESALSAESKYIETIDTQLLIHKARRRLSQEWDTRIQNRGLTESVQLVVTGDSVSSRTSQHYATRGHQHCSFRRQSRRI; from the exons ATGGACGTCTTCTCAAAGGCCGGTCTGTTTCCGAAAAAACACCATCGCTGCATATCGTTGGAAAG cggCCAGTCGTCGACTAAAAAATCATGTCTGCAAAAAACGCCGTCGGACCCGCCGAGATTTTTTCCGCGGCGGTACTCGACGCCGGAGTTAGCGATGAGAAGACACGCGCTCAGACATCAACAACGCGACGACGACGTCCCACCCGGACAGCCGATATCAAACAAATCGTGCCAGACCGACATCTTGGGATTGGACAAATACTTGCAAAGGCCCGCGGGTAACGCGAGCTCGCAAAACGAGTCTGATGCAGTTAGCTCGGAAACAACAGGGGCGGCTTTGAGGGCGTACAAAAAACCGTCGAAAAGGCCGAAAGTCCGGTCGGTGGCGGTACACTGTGAGCGGAGGAGGCTGTCGTTCGCAGCGTTCAAAGGCTGCCAAAAGTTCAAGCACGTATACAAGCGCAAGATATCGTTACCCCAACCGTCGTCGGCGACCACCTCGACGGACGACGGACGGCGCCGGGACAGCAGCGTGTTGCCGAAACTGTGGCCGGACCGGACAGCGGAAACGGAAAGACCGATGGCCGCCAACAAAGTCAGCGTGGCCGTTAAACTGCCCAAGATACCAACTAGGGATGCGCGACCGGAAGCGGAAAGGCCGGACGATGGCGGTGGCATAAGAACGAGACTGGACAGACTGACCAGGCCACAGTCGACGGGCAGTAGTGGTGACGGGAGTGGTGACCGGAAACTGGCGGCTGCGTATTTCCGGGCCAAGTCAGCTCCGAAAATCTACTCGCCACGATTTCACGCCACAGCGCCACTGCCGTCGGACCGCAAACCACTGCAATCGACGCCCGGGACCAGCGACACGGCCGATACTACGCTCGACATGGCGTTTGGCCGACGACAGCCGGTTGACGCCACTTCCACGATGACGGCCACCGCAGCGTCCGGCACTAGGACAGTGTCCACGTCCACCTCATTCACCGAACCCGGTTTCCCGATAGTGTTCAGCTGCGAGAGTGTTCTCCGGCACCCGTTAGACGGGGGTTATGTGTCACACACCGAGAGCCACCGATTCAGCGTGCACTACGTGTCAGCTGACTCCGCCCGGTCATCGGTGACGGCCACGTCAGACACCGATCGAGACACCGGCCCGTCGTTGGTGTTCACATCAGCTGGCGCGTGCCAAAACGAACGGTGCCTAACCGGTGAATCTGTGTCCGTCACGCTAGGCGGCAAACCGAACGGTCCGGCGGCGTCTACGTCTACTACTAGCGTGGCCGGCGAACGGCGTCTGGTCGTCGAACGCTGTCCCGACGTTCGTCGGTCGAAGGACGACATGGTGGCCGACCGTGGTACAGGCGATACGGCAACCGACCGTAGTACCATCGAAATGGCCACCAACCAAGGTAACATTAAGACGGCCACCAACCAAGGTAACATTGAGACGGCTACCGACCGCCGAACCAGTGGGACGGACACCAACCAAGGTACCATTGAGACGGTCACCAATCAAGGTAATATTGAGACGGCTACCGACCGCCGAACCAGCGAGACGGCCACCAACCACCAAACCTGTGAGACGGCCACTGATAGTGGAACCTGCGAGATGACGgccaccgacgacgacgaccaaaCCGCTAGTGAACCACCACTGTCACCACCGTCACCACCGTCGACCTCGTCTTCGTCGTCGACTTCGTCGGTTCGGTACTGTTGGCCAGTTGGTGAAAACCGCAACTCAGCGACCAATATCGTAACGGACGTGGGTGCTGAAAAGCTGGGAAACGGCCAACACGACACCGTATTTTACGTTTCGAGAAAAGACGACGGCGCCAATGCGTTCGAAAAGCCTGCACCACCAACGGCagtaaataaaactattgataCTTTGGGTGAAGCCAGAAGGGGGGAAGAAGGCAATGAGCTCGAATTGCACGCACGCAcggacgatgacgacgacgacatgCCATTACAATCCGACGAACGGAATTATGAGCAGTTGACACAAAACCATCAAATAATAGAATCCAGCCGTACCGTTTCGAATCAGTCGCCGAAACTCGACGACACGGAATCGGTGCTGGTGGGTCGACAAAACGATTTGGGACCAATCGAAAGCGATAATACGCACGCAAACATTGCCGAGCCTATTTCGGCTGAGCATCGCGGCACGACAAACGCCGAAACCACTGCTACAGAACAGCACCGATCAATTGTGAACAACCTTCTCACCGTCCCATCGAATCGGCGTCTGCAGTCGGACGAGGATACGGCCGCGGCAGAGATTATGGCGTCGCGGCGTCGTAACGAGATGCAACGTTCCGAGTCGTCCGGAAGACGTGTGGTTGCGGGTTCAGTGGAGAGGAATCATCGCGGGGGCCAACGTGAAAACGGACAAACCGTGCAATCGAACGCCAACAAGCGCAACATGCCCAACAGACTCGACGACAATATGAGCCGCAAACGGGACGACAGCCGGGATGCCGATCCTCGTCACCTCGGCAATCGTCTGTTACAAGGGTCGTCGTCGGGCGCGACACCTGCACAGCACTCGAACGCGGTCGGTCGCGGATCTGCGGCGGCGAACGCGACAGAGACGACGGCTTTGCCTCGGAACGCAGTGAACGACCACCCGCAACACGGCTACGAACCGTTCGGAAAGCGGACGAACGGACCTCAAGACGGCGGCAGACGTTGTGTCCGTGAGCGGGATGTAACGAACGACTGTCGGGGATGCGCTAACGGAGACGTGAAAAACAACGTGGCTGGGAGGTCTGAAGTATACGGCACCGACGGCCATGACCGCTCATACGATGCCGGAAAGAATCGCCATCAGGAGTCGAAACGGAGATTGGAGTCTGTGGATGAGGCGACGGAAACTTCGAAGCAACAGCATCAGCAGGAGTCGAACTACGTGGGTGGGTGTCTGTTTGGCGACTCGTTCAACCGTAACAAGAAACCTCCGCAAAGGTACGGAGAACACGCCGAGTACGGTCGCGGATACTATGACAACGATCCGAGAAAAGTCAACTTCTCGTCGAAACCCGACTACCGGTACGATTACTATCGCAGCGAGCACGCGCCCAAAACTGGCGGTCATAGCCCCAGGGACGAGGATTGCACAGTATTCGCGGACCGCGGGTCTCATCAAGGCTCGACGGCGCAGCTTCCTTACTACTCGCACCTGGATTGCAAACGTACGTACGGAGGCGGTGGCGATAGGAAATGTACCGCAGACATCaccgacgatgatgatgatgacgatgacgacgacgacgagagtCTCACTGACAGCCTGGAAGATGGGTGCAAGTATGAGGGAACGGCCGTGTCATATTTCTTGGCGCTCGACGGCCAAAAGTCGGCGGTCACGTTCACTCTGAAGATGCCTGGCACGCTGGAGAGTCGACTTAACCGGCGGCAGAGTCTGCTCAAGAAGCACCTGCACGTGTCGACGACGGTTCGGAAGTCTACGGCGGCGGTACGGGTCCGTTCCCGTCACAAGGGGTGCCAGACGCTGTGGACCGTCGAGAAGGGGGTGCAGGTGCAGCGGGGCTCCACAGCCAACATGGACGACCGTAGGGCGCTGGAGACACTGCTGGCTGGTCTGGGGCGCAACCACGTGTCAGAGAACCAGATCCGGTTGGTTGGTGGCCGGAAGATGGTGTCAGAAGGCAACCAGACGGAACACCCACCAGCTAACCGGCATACCCAGACGACTAGGGACGTGGCCGCGGGACGGGAAACGCCAGAATGCTGCGCGGCGGCCGGGAGACAGAGCAAGAACCAGATGCTCGCAATGAAAAAATTTTCCACTGACAATGCTCTGATGGTGGGTGTGGTCAGGCAGAACAAGTACTGCAAGGGAAAAGAAGCTTTGGACGGTGTCAAAAACGATCAACTGCTCACGCTGTCCAAGGGTTGGATCAACTTTTACACGCTCAGGGCCGACAGTGCGGACGCGGAAGCACaag TAGAATTTAACGATAATGACGATGAGGTCAAAGCCGAGGACGACAGCCAACAATACACTGTACACGTGCAAGCCATCCCCGAACCTGCCGTGACATTGCCTGTAGTACACGTTCCCCATCGCAATAATAATCTGCAATTGCCGAAGACGTCTAGCACTACAACCAAACATTTACCGAAACTCGTTCAGACAGAGACCAATAACAATCATCATTGTCCAACGCATTTGG CAGCAAATGGTTGGTGTGTAAGTGTGGATGGTCCAAATAACATGCACATGAAGGTTTCATTACTACCGGACAAGGCAGGCATAAAAACATCTGAACATTTTGACCTGAATG acGAAAATAAACTAGATGCCAGGAGATTAGCTTTACAAAGGAAGACCAACTACATGCGCAAACCTTATAGAAATATGAAAAGAACACAATCGACg CCTAGGGACATGTTCTCTGCAGACGTTTCACGAACAGAGTCTGCCTTGTCAGCCGAGAGCAAATACATCGAGACAATTGACACGCAACTATTAATCCACAAGGCTCGAAG GCGTTTAAGTCAAGAATGGGACACAAGAATTCAAAATAGAGGTTTAACTGAATCAGTTCAATTAGTCGTTACAGGGGATTCGGTTTCTAGTAGAACATCTCAACATTATGCGACTAGAGGCCATCAGCATTGCTCATTCAGACGACAATCAAGaagaatttaa